The following coding sequences lie in one Micromonospora sp. R77 genomic window:
- the gcvH gene encoding glycine cleavage system protein GcvH, which produces MIPEDLRYTAEHEWVAAVDGGAVRVGITHFAQDALGDIVFVQLPDEGAVVAAGEPLGEIESTKSVSEIYAPVGGTVTARNEALGDAPEAINTDPYGAGWLLEITPEDPAAVDGLLSAEAYRELTQS; this is translated from the coding sequence GTGATTCCTGAGGATCTGCGGTACACCGCCGAGCACGAGTGGGTGGCGGCTGTCGACGGTGGGGCCGTGCGGGTGGGTATCACGCACTTCGCGCAGGACGCCCTGGGTGACATCGTGTTCGTCCAGTTGCCCGATGAGGGCGCGGTGGTGGCGGCGGGTGAGCCGTTGGGTGAGATCGAGTCGACGAAGAGCGTGTCGGAGATCTACGCGCCGGTGGGCGGTACGGTGACGGCGCGCAACGAGGCGCTCGGTGACGCCCCTGAGGCGATCAACACGGATCCGTACGGTGCGGGGTGGTTGTTGGAGATCACTCCGGAGGATCCGGCGGCGGTGGATGGTTTGTTGTCCGCTGAGGCGTACCGGGAGCTCACTCAGAGCTGA
- a CDS encoding CDP-alcohol phosphatidyltransferase family protein: MSRRPARTARPEATGGTTAVGDRVLTLPNMISFVRLVGVPLFLYLFLVVRADVAAIVVLAIGGTSDWVDGWIARRLHQVSRLGELLDPLADRLYILATLLAFTAREVVPWQFTAALLARELLLLGSLGVLRRYGYGPPPVHYVGKTATFLLLAAFPLLLLAAASPAVATASAAIGWGLAWWGLVLYWVAGAMYVVQAGRLVRAMRDRSRGATA, translated from the coding sequence GTGTCGCGTCGGCCGGCTCGGACAGCGCGTCCAGAGGCCACCGGCGGTACGACGGCGGTGGGGGACCGCGTCCTCACCCTGCCGAACATGATCAGCTTCGTTCGGCTGGTCGGCGTGCCGCTGTTCCTCTATCTCTTTCTGGTGGTGCGTGCCGACGTGGCCGCGATCGTGGTGCTGGCCATCGGCGGCACCAGCGACTGGGTGGACGGCTGGATCGCCCGCCGGCTGCATCAGGTCAGCCGCCTCGGTGAGCTGCTCGACCCGCTCGCCGACCGGCTCTACATCCTCGCCACGCTGCTCGCGTTCACCGCGCGGGAGGTGGTGCCGTGGCAGTTCACCGCGGCGCTGCTGGCCCGCGAGCTGCTGCTGCTCGGCTCGTTGGGGGTGCTGCGCCGGTACGGCTACGGCCCACCGCCGGTGCACTACGTCGGCAAGACGGCGACGTTCCTGTTGCTGGCGGCCTTCCCGCTGCTGCTGCTCGCCGCGGCGTCGCCGGCGGTGGCCACGGCTTCGGCCGCGATCGGTTGGGGGCTGGCCTGGTGGGGTCTGGTGCTCTACTGGGTGGCCGGGGCGATGTACGTGGTGCAGGCCGGCCGCCTGGTCCGGGCGATGCGGGACCGGTCCCGGGGAGCGACGGCATGA
- a CDS encoding universal stress protein, giving the protein MSNGAAVVVGVDGSEPARRAVRLAAGEAARRNRPLRVVHGFIWPLLRVPVGGPVDTGLRHQAQEVVAAAVAEAEAAAPGLRVTGEIIDGEAAAALLGETPTASMVVLGDRGLGGFAALVIGSVAIQVAAYADCPVLVARGAERTAGPVVVGVDGSALSRAAVEFAAEEAALRGTRLHAVHAYTHPVSAGPGDMQPLVYEEGQLRGEEDRLLTESLAGLADRHPQVPVTREVRHGRPVAVLTEASRTAQLVVVGSQGRQELSGLLLGSVSQGVLHHADSPVAVVRTVGADGGG; this is encoded by the coding sequence GTGAGCAACGGCGCGGCGGTGGTGGTCGGCGTGGACGGCTCCGAACCGGCCCGGCGGGCCGTGCGCCTGGCGGCGGGTGAGGCCGCGCGGCGCAACCGGCCGCTGCGGGTCGTGCACGGGTTCATCTGGCCGCTGCTGCGGGTGCCGGTGGGCGGCCCCGTCGACACCGGGCTGCGGCACCAGGCGCAGGAGGTGGTCGCCGCAGCCGTCGCCGAGGCGGAGGCGGCCGCACCGGGACTGCGGGTCACCGGGGAGATCATCGACGGGGAGGCCGCCGCGGCGCTGCTCGGCGAGACCCCCACCGCGTCCATGGTCGTGCTCGGTGACCGGGGTCTGGGCGGGTTCGCCGCGCTGGTGATCGGGTCGGTGGCGATCCAGGTGGCCGCGTACGCGGACTGCCCGGTGCTGGTGGCGCGCGGCGCCGAACGGACGGCCGGGCCGGTCGTGGTCGGCGTGGACGGCTCGGCGCTGTCCCGCGCGGCGGTGGAGTTCGCCGCCGAGGAGGCGGCGCTGCGCGGCACCCGGCTGCACGCGGTGCACGCCTACACCCACCCCGTCTCCGCCGGCCCCGGCGACATGCAGCCCCTGGTCTACGAGGAGGGCCAACTGCGCGGCGAGGAGGACCGGTTGCTCACCGAGTCCCTGGCCGGGCTGGCCGACCGCCATCCGCAGGTGCCGGTCACCCGGGAGGTCCGGCACGGCCGGCCCGTCGCGGTGCTCACCGAGGCGTCCCGGACCGCGCAGCTCGTGGTGGTCGGCAGTCAGGGCCGGCAGGAGCTGAGCGGCCTGCTGCTGGGCTCGGTCAGCCAGGGCGTGCTGCACCACGCCGACTCCCCGGTAGCGGTGGTCCGCACGGTTGGCGCCGACGGGGGCGGGTAG
- a CDS encoding PP2C family protein-serine/threonine phosphatase gives MPEAPGEVSRALRAAPPDQLAEAADRAIRAALDASRTEVFIADYRFSGLWPVLEPEPTDAGLPARHDVIRRCFSSQQPVLDEAEGGRCRICLPLSIWGERLGVLLIEVGAHPATATVELAREMAGDLALALRAADRETDRYRRARRRERLSMAAEMQWDLLPGRSVTHGAFLLAGQLEPAYTVGGDHFDWSVDGDRLTVTVLNGAGSGLSASLLTAVTVNALRNARRSGGSLVEQAELASDTIFYQHRGSRHVATLLMELDTRRGIVRAVDAGSPHVLRLRGGTVNRIDLEQQLPLGMFAETRYDVQEFTVEPGDRLFVVSDGVYAAEPDGQEPYGERAMARAMRSTRLQPATEAVGTVMRELHAYHGDADLRDDAVVVCLDWRGFGRPDDGPGQ, from the coding sequence ATGCCGGAAGCGCCCGGAGAGGTGTCGCGTGCCCTGCGCGCGGCCCCGCCCGACCAGTTGGCGGAGGCCGCCGACCGGGCGATCCGCGCGGCGCTGGACGCGTCCCGTACCGAGGTGTTCATCGCCGACTACCGGTTCAGCGGGCTCTGGCCGGTGCTGGAACCGGAACCGACGGACGCCGGCCTCCCCGCCCGTCACGACGTGATCCGGCGCTGTTTCAGCAGCCAGCAGCCGGTGCTCGACGAGGCGGAGGGCGGCCGGTGCCGGATCTGTCTGCCGCTGTCCATCTGGGGTGAGCGGCTGGGGGTGCTGCTGATCGAGGTCGGCGCGCATCCGGCGACCGCGACGGTCGAGCTGGCCCGGGAGATGGCCGGCGACCTGGCCCTGGCGCTGCGCGCCGCCGACCGGGAGACCGACCGTTACCGCCGGGCGCGGCGCCGGGAGCGGTTGAGCATGGCCGCGGAGATGCAGTGGGACCTGCTGCCGGGGCGCAGCGTCACGCACGGCGCCTTCCTGCTGGCCGGGCAGCTCGAACCGGCGTACACGGTCGGTGGGGACCACTTCGACTGGTCCGTCGACGGGGACCGGCTCACCGTGACCGTGCTCAACGGTGCCGGCTCCGGTCTGTCCGCCTCGCTGCTCACCGCGGTCACCGTCAACGCGCTGCGCAACGCCCGGCGTTCCGGCGGCAGTCTGGTCGAGCAGGCCGAGCTGGCCTCGGACACGATCTTCTACCAGCACCGGGGGAGCCGGCACGTGGCCACGCTCCTGATGGAGCTGGACACCCGGCGCGGGATCGTCCGTGCGGTGGACGCCGGCTCGCCGCACGTGCTGCGCCTGCGCGGCGGCACGGTGAACCGGATCGACCTGGAGCAGCAGCTGCCGCTGGGCATGTTCGCCGAGACCCGCTACGACGTGCAGGAGTTCACGGTGGAGCCGGGGGACCGGCTCTTCGTGGTCAGCGACGGCGTGTACGCCGCGGAGCCCGACGGCCAGGAGCCCTACGGGGAACGGGCCATGGCGCGGGCGATGCGGTCCACTCGGTTGCAGCCGGCGACCGAGGCAGTTGGTACGGTGATGCGCGAACTGCACGCCTACCACGGCGACGCGGATCTCCGCGACGACGCGGTCGTCGTCTGCCTGGACTGGCGCGGTTTCGGCCGGCCGGACGACGGGCCCGGGCAGTAG
- a CDS encoding small basic family protein has product MIAVLALIAGVVLGIYLDPTVPAALQPYLPIAVVAALDAVFGGVRAKLDRIFDDKQFVVSFISNVLVAGLIVYLGDQLGVGGQLSTGVVVVLGVRIFGNVAAIRRHLFRA; this is encoded by the coding sequence ATGATCGCGGTGCTGGCGTTGATCGCCGGTGTGGTTCTCGGGATCTACCTGGATCCGACCGTGCCCGCGGCGTTGCAGCCGTACCTGCCGATCGCCGTGGTGGCCGCGCTGGACGCGGTTTTCGGCGGGGTCCGGGCGAAGCTCGACCGGATCTTCGACGACAAGCAGTTCGTGGTGTCGTTCATCTCGAACGTGCTGGTGGCGGGGTTGATCGTCTATCTGGGTGACCAGTTGGGCGTGGGTGGTCAGTTGTCCACGGGTGTGGTGGTCGTGCTCGGGGTGCGGATCTTCGGCAACGTGGCGGCGATCCGTCGTCACCTGTTCCGGGCGTAG
- a CDS encoding FHA domain-containing protein codes for MTRPDDEFPPLDVTSTLNLGSLDEVLEGPDTDVVPSRMSGSLPPGMALLVVRRGPNAGARFLLDHDVTTSGRHPDSDIFLDDVTVSRRHAEFHRDGGTFTVRDVGSLNGTYVNRERVEAATLSNGDEVQIGKFRVVFIAGPRPEEEAGRG; via the coding sequence ATGACGCGCCCAGACGACGAGTTCCCCCCACTCGACGTCACTTCGACGCTCAATCTCGGTTCGCTCGACGAAGTGCTGGAGGGTCCGGACACCGATGTGGTGCCGAGCCGGATGTCCGGTTCGTTGCCGCCGGGAATGGCGCTGCTGGTGGTTCGCCGGGGTCCGAATGCGGGTGCCCGGTTCTTGTTGGACCACGATGTGACGACGAGTGGCCGGCATCCGGACAGTGACATTTTCCTGGACGACGTGACGGTGTCGCGGCGGCACGCGGAGTTCCACCGGGACGGTGGCACGTTCACGGTGCGGGACGTGGGCAGCCTGAACGGTACGTACGTGAACCGGGAGCGGGTCGAGGCGGCCACGTTGAGCAATGGTGACGAGGTGCAGATCGGTAAGTTCCGGGTGGTGTTCATCGCCGGTCCGCGCCCGGAGGAGGAGGCCGGCCGGGGGTGA
- a CDS encoding MarR family transcriptional regulator — protein MERPPNLAAAIEAAAEALIGVLDSAASRHNVSVSPTQLRVLSLIMSHPDANVNRLAELLDVVPSSASRLCDRLEAVGLVRRVADPRDRREVRLIPTAAAETLLRELKERRHQAVQAVLDRMPSRTQHELLLALAAFGQAAALAAGPVDADSAARTA, from the coding sequence GTGGAACGACCTCCGAATCTTGCCGCGGCCATCGAAGCGGCTGCCGAGGCGTTGATCGGTGTCCTCGATTCGGCTGCCTCCCGGCACAACGTCAGCGTCTCGCCCACCCAGCTGCGGGTGCTGTCGCTGATCATGAGCCATCCGGACGCCAACGTGAACCGGCTGGCCGAGCTGCTGGACGTCGTACCCTCCTCGGCCAGCCGGCTCTGCGACCGGCTCGAGGCGGTCGGTCTGGTGCGGCGGGTCGCGGACCCGCGCGACCGGCGTGAGGTGCGGCTGATCCCCACCGCGGCGGCGGAGACCCTGCTGCGGGAGCTGAAGGAGCGCCGTCACCAGGCGGTCCAGGCGGTGCTGGACCGGATGCCGTCCCGCACCCAGCACGAGCTGCTGCTCGCCCTGGCCGCGTTCGGCCAGGCGGCCGCCCTGGCCGCCGGTCCCGTCGACGCCGACTCCGCTGCCCGCACGGCCTGA
- the fdh gene encoding formate dehydrogenase, with amino-acid sequence MGFRTFIEGWPVYRQLTGTDPLGRGAAAQSPRSAGLTARTERADSMARSVCPYCAVGCGQRVFVKDGRVTQIEGDPDSPISRGRLCPKGSASKSLVTSPLRQTKVRYRRPYGTEWEDLELDVALDMIADRILAAREETWEDVDDAGRPLNRTLGFASLGGATLDNEENYLIKKLFTAAGALQIENQARIUHSATVPGLGTSFGRGGATDFQQDLVNADVIVIQGSNMAEAHPVGFQWVMEAKKRGAKVFHVDPRFTRTSAVADAYLPIRAGTDIALLGGVVRYILDNELDFREYVLAYTNAATIVSEQFVDTEDLDGLFSGYNPETGSYDHTSWQYEGHEGQAGTKGTGKERDSASGLRHESHGAPVGAQTQRDETLQHPRCVYQILKRHFSRYTPEMVERVCGIPQEKFLELARAWTENSGRERTGALIYSVGWTQHSVGVQYIRTGSIIQMLLGNMGRPGGGILALRGHASIQGSTDIPTLFNLLPGYLPMPHHADHPTFDEWVDSIRHPGQKGFWGNSRAFAASLLKAYWGDAATPENDFCYGYVPRMTGDHGTYQTVLNMIDGKVKGYFLLGQNPAVGSAHGRAQRLGMANLDWLVVRDLFMIESATFWKNSPEVATGEIVPQECRTEVFFLPAASHVEKEGTFTQTQRLLQWREKALEAPDDARSELWFFYHLGRVLREKLAGSDKPRDRALLDLAWDYPTHGDRAEPSAEAVLKEINGYEVATGRPLSAFHEARDDGSTAVGCWIYSGVYADGVNQAARRKSRHEQDWVAAEWGWAWPANRRILYNRASADPQGRPWSERKKYVWWDPESGEWTGYDVPDFEKTKPPTYRPPEGASGPEALAGDDPFVMQGDGKAWLYAPTGVLDGPLPTHYEPAESPMRNPMYAQQANPTRKIYDHPVNRINPSPPEAHSDVFPYVFTVSRLTEHHTAGGMSRTVGPLAELQPEMFVEVSPELAAEAGLAHRGWAHLVSGRAVIEAKVLVTDRLTPLRVDGRVIHQLWLPYHFGTEGLVTGDSANDLFGITLDPNVLIQESKIGTCDVRPGRRPTGPALLEMVADYQQRAGMTADRRIPMVTTGGDDAAGSTDERSAEAARDGGQDG; translated from the coding sequence CCGCCGGCCGTACGGCACGGAGTGGGAGGACCTGGAGCTCGACGTCGCGCTCGACATGATCGCCGACCGGATCCTCGCCGCGCGCGAGGAGACCTGGGAGGACGTCGACGACGCGGGTCGGCCGCTGAACCGGACGCTCGGGTTCGCCAGCCTCGGTGGCGCCACGCTGGACAACGAGGAGAACTACCTCATCAAGAAGTTGTTCACGGCGGCGGGCGCACTCCAGATCGAGAACCAGGCCCGTATTTGACACTCCGCCACCGTCCCCGGTCTGGGGACCAGCTTCGGTCGCGGCGGCGCGACGGACTTCCAGCAGGACCTGGTCAACGCTGACGTCATCGTCATCCAGGGCTCCAACATGGCCGAGGCCCACCCGGTGGGTTTCCAGTGGGTGATGGAGGCGAAGAAGCGCGGCGCGAAGGTCTTCCACGTCGATCCGCGGTTCACCCGCACCAGCGCGGTCGCCGACGCCTACCTGCCGATCCGGGCGGGCACCGACATCGCGCTGCTCGGCGGCGTGGTGCGCTACATCCTGGACAACGAGCTGGACTTCCGGGAGTACGTGCTGGCGTACACCAACGCGGCGACCATCGTCAGCGAGCAGTTCGTCGACACCGAGGACCTGGACGGCCTCTTCTCCGGCTACAACCCGGAGACCGGCTCGTACGACCACACCAGCTGGCAGTACGAGGGGCACGAGGGCCAGGCTGGCACCAAGGGCACCGGCAAGGAGCGGGACAGCGCGTCCGGCCTGCGGCACGAGTCGCACGGTGCCCCGGTGGGGGCGCAGACCCAGCGGGACGAGACGTTGCAGCACCCCCGCTGCGTCTACCAGATCCTCAAGCGGCACTTCTCCCGCTACACCCCGGAGATGGTGGAGCGGGTCTGCGGCATCCCGCAGGAGAAGTTCCTGGAGTTGGCCCGCGCCTGGACGGAGAACTCCGGCCGGGAACGCACCGGTGCGCTGATCTACTCGGTGGGCTGGACCCAGCACAGCGTCGGCGTGCAGTACATCCGCACCGGGTCGATCATCCAGATGCTGCTGGGCAACATGGGCCGGCCGGGCGGCGGGATCCTGGCCCTGCGCGGGCACGCCAGCATCCAGGGCTCCACCGACATCCCGACGTTGTTCAACCTGCTGCCGGGTTACCTGCCCATGCCGCACCACGCCGACCACCCGACCTTCGACGAGTGGGTGGACAGCATCCGCCACCCGGGGCAGAAGGGCTTCTGGGGCAACTCGCGGGCGTTCGCGGCGAGCCTGTTGAAGGCGTACTGGGGCGACGCGGCGACGCCGGAGAACGACTTCTGCTACGGCTACGTGCCGCGGATGACCGGGGACCACGGGACGTACCAGACGGTGCTGAACATGATCGACGGCAAGGTCAAGGGCTACTTCCTGCTCGGCCAGAACCCGGCGGTCGGCTCGGCGCACGGCAGGGCCCAGCGCCTGGGCATGGCGAACCTGGACTGGCTGGTCGTCCGTGACCTGTTCATGATCGAGAGCGCCACGTTCTGGAAGAACAGCCCGGAGGTCGCCACCGGCGAGATCGTGCCGCAGGAGTGCCGTACCGAGGTGTTCTTCCTGCCCGCCGCCTCGCACGTGGAGAAGGAGGGCACCTTCACCCAGACCCAGCGGCTGCTGCAGTGGCGCGAGAAGGCCCTGGAGGCACCGGACGACGCCCGTTCGGAGCTGTGGTTCTTCTATCACCTGGGCCGGGTGCTGCGGGAGAAGCTGGCCGGCTCCGACAAGCCCCGGGACCGGGCGCTGCTGGATCTCGCCTGGGACTATCCGACCCACGGTGACCGGGCCGAGCCGAGCGCCGAGGCGGTGCTCAAGGAGATCAACGGCTACGAGGTGGCGACCGGCCGGCCGCTGTCCGCGTTCCACGAGGCCCGCGACGACGGCTCCACGGCCGTCGGCTGCTGGATCTATTCCGGCGTCTACGCCGACGGCGTCAACCAGGCGGCCCGCCGCAAGTCGCGGCACGAGCAGGACTGGGTGGCCGCCGAGTGGGGCTGGGCGTGGCCGGCGAACCGGCGCATCCTCTACAACCGCGCCTCCGCCGACCCGCAGGGCCGCCCGTGGAGCGAGCGCAAGAAGTACGTCTGGTGGGACCCGGAGTCCGGCGAGTGGACCGGGTACGACGTGCCGGACTTCGAGAAGACGAAACCGCCGACGTACCGGCCGCCGGAGGGCGCCTCCGGTCCGGAGGCCCTGGCCGGCGACGACCCGTTCGTCATGCAGGGCGACGGCAAGGCCTGGCTGTACGCGCCGACCGGGGTGCTCGACGGCCCGCTGCCGACGCACTACGAGCCGGCCGAGTCGCCCATGCGCAACCCGATGTACGCCCAGCAGGCCAACCCGACCCGCAAGATCTACGACCACCCGGTGAACCGGATCAACCCGAGTCCGCCGGAGGCGCACAGCGACGTCTTCCCGTACGTGTTCACGGTCAGCCGGCTCACCGAGCACCACACGGCCGGCGGCATGAGCCGCACCGTGGGTCCGCTCGCCGAGCTGCAGCCGGAGATGTTCGTGGAGGTCTCCCCGGAGTTGGCCGCCGAGGCCGGCCTGGCGCACCGGGGCTGGGCGCACCTGGTCAGCGGTCGGGCGGTGATCGAGGCGAAGGTGCTGGTGACCGACCGGCTCACCCCGTTGCGGGTGGACGGCCGGGTGATCCACCAGCTCTGGCTGCCGTACCACTTCGGCACCGAGGGCCTGGTCACCGGCGACTCCGCCAACGACCTGTTCGGCATCACCCTGGACCCGAACGTGCTGATCCAGGAGAGCAAGATCGGCACCTGCGACGTACGGCCCGGGCGGCGGCCGACCGGTCCGGCCCTGCTGGAGATGGTGGCGGACTACCAGCAGCGGGCCGGCATGACGGCCGACCGGCGGATTCCGATGGTCACCACCGGTGGCGACGACGCGGCCGGCAGCACCGACGAGCGTTCCGCCGAGGCGGCGCGGGACGGAGGCCAGGATGGCTGA
- a CDS encoding DUF881 domain-containing protein has protein sequence MSAAPRDGRDPSARVYAPDFLTELFRNPLDPGYADAAARRRQVPPSPWRRWAARPVSVVVVAVIGFLFAVAYRETMAEEPSRAQARAGLIAEIKQREAETDRLTARADQLREEVGRQRDAALSGSQAFRLRNLEAGTGLGRVRGDGVVVRLGDAAEDKDVVTGAGAGPPQVLYSDLQKVANALWASGAEAVAINGQRLTATSTIRSAGQAILVDFRPVTSPYEVTAIGPGSMRERFDDSRAAALMREVARATGLSFGVKEAKGLTLPAAPQPRLRYAEPSVSPSPSPSGSAVRGSSSPGPSGSGTSLRPSGGVR, from the coding sequence ATGAGCGCGGCACCGCGGGACGGCCGCGACCCCTCGGCCCGGGTGTACGCCCCGGACTTCCTCACCGAACTGTTCCGCAATCCCCTCGATCCGGGTTACGCGGATGCGGCGGCCCGGCGCCGGCAGGTGCCGCCGTCGCCCTGGCGGCGGTGGGCGGCGCGGCCGGTCAGCGTGGTGGTGGTCGCGGTGATCGGGTTCCTGTTCGCGGTGGCGTACCGGGAGACGATGGCCGAGGAGCCGAGCCGGGCGCAGGCGCGGGCCGGACTGATCGCGGAGATCAAGCAGCGTGAGGCGGAGACGGACCGGTTGACCGCGCGGGCGGACCAGTTGCGCGAGGAGGTGGGCCGGCAGCGGGACGCGGCGCTGAGCGGTTCGCAGGCGTTCCGGTTGCGGAACCTGGAGGCCGGGACCGGATTGGGTCGGGTCCGGGGTGACGGTGTGGTGGTGCGGCTCGGGGACGCGGCGGAGGACAAGGACGTGGTGACGGGTGCCGGTGCCGGTCCGCCGCAGGTGCTGTACTCCGATCTGCAGAAGGTGGCGAACGCGTTGTGGGCGTCGGGGGCGGAGGCGGTGGCGATCAACGGCCAGCGGCTGACCGCGACGTCGACGATCCGTTCGGCGGGGCAGGCGATCCTGGTGGACTTCCGTCCGGTGACGAGCCCGTACGAGGTGACGGCGATCGGTCCGGGGTCGATGCGGGAACGCTTCGACGACAGTCGGGCGGCGGCGTTGATGCGGGAGGTGGCCCGGGCCACGGGTCTGTCGTTCGGGGTGAAGGAGGCGAAGGGCCTCACCCTGCCGGCCGCTCCGCAGCCACGGCTACGCTACGCCGAGCCCTCGGTGAGTCCGAGCCCGTCGCCGTCGGGTTCGGCGGTTCGGGGTTCGTCCAGTCCCGGGCCGTCCGGCTCGGGTACGTCTCTGCGCCCCTCCGGAGGTGTCCGATGA
- a CDS encoding DUF881 domain-containing protein: MSDEQSGTGWPAGEPVRPSGPAGEPDPRPEAPDADEVSPLAPVEPVEREDAAPVEPPADAGPAGASAVSDEAGPVVPEAGPVAAAPAVAGRRWTSAGAMIAVLLALLGFTLVVQLKTTSADPTLSATREEDLVRISSDLDSRERRLRQDIESLEESQRQLRSGEQGRQAALDEATRRADQLGILAGTLPAVGPGLTVRFEGPAKAVSSTRVLDAVQELRGAGAEAMQIAGADSAAVRIIASTYFVDGENGSLVVDGRRLTGPYTITVIGDPETMRTALYIPGGVVALVEEGGGNVIVDDREAVEVSQLHAPIKLDHARPVS, encoded by the coding sequence ATGAGCGACGAGCAGAGCGGGACGGGGTGGCCGGCTGGTGAGCCGGTCCGGCCGTCGGGTCCGGCTGGTGAGCCGGATCCGCGTCCGGAGGCGCCGGACGCGGACGAGGTGAGTCCGCTGGCGCCGGTGGAGCCGGTCGAGCGGGAGGACGCGGCGCCGGTGGAGCCGCCGGCCGACGCGGGGCCGGCCGGTGCGTCGGCCGTCTCGGACGAGGCCGGTCCGGTGGTGCCGGAGGCCGGTCCGGTGGCTGCCGCCCCGGCGGTGGCGGGGCGCCGGTGGACGTCGGCGGGGGCGATGATCGCGGTGCTGCTGGCGTTGCTGGGGTTCACGCTGGTGGTGCAGTTGAAGACGACCTCGGCGGATCCGACGTTGTCGGCGACGCGGGAGGAGGACCTGGTCCGGATCTCGTCGGACCTGGACTCTCGGGAGCGGCGGCTGCGGCAGGACATCGAGTCGTTGGAGGAGAGCCAGCGGCAGTTGCGTTCGGGTGAGCAGGGTCGGCAGGCGGCGTTGGACGAGGCGACGCGGCGGGCGGACCAGTTGGGCATCCTGGCGGGGACGTTGCCGGCGGTGGGTCCGGGGTTGACGGTGCGGTTCGAGGGTCCGGCGAAGGCGGTGTCGTCGACGCGGGTGCTGGACGCGGTGCAGGAGTTGCGGGGCGCGGGCGCGGAGGCGATGCAGATCGCGGGGGCGGATTCGGCGGCGGTGCGGATCATCGCGTCGACGTATTTCGTGGACGGGGAGAACGGGTCGTTGGTGGTGGACGGGCGGCGGTTGACCGGCCCGTACACGATCACGGTGATCGGGGATCCGGAGACCATGCGGACCGCGTTGTACATTCCCGGCGGGGTGGTCGCACTGGTGGAGGAGGGCGGCGGTAACGTGATCGTCGACGATCGTGAGGCTGTGGAGGTTTCGCAGCTGCACGCGCCGATCAAGCTGGATCACGCCCGGCCGGTTTCCTGA
- a CDS encoding phosphatidylethanolamine-binding protein, whose protein sequence is MPGPRPGSNAYDKERARLRDVIEQSGRAADQEANQVANRILQDDRGQRGVVRGERTYGPKGEREPGDPK, encoded by the coding sequence ATGCCAGGACCACGGCCGGGGAGCAACGCGTACGACAAGGAGCGGGCCCGACTGCGCGACGTGATCGAGCAGTCCGGACGCGCGGCGGACCAGGAGGCCAACCAGGTCGCCAACCGGATCCTGCAGGACGACCGGGGACAGCGCGGCGTGGTGCGGGGCGAACGGACGTACGGCCCGAAGGGCGAGCGCGAGCCGGGCGACCCGAAGTGA
- a CDS encoding SAM-dependent methyltransferase: MSEPDRPSTARMIDFWLGGEHHFPVDVAAARAFEQAYGPCAAIFRSLRDFLGRAVRAITDAGVDGFLVFGAGVPTRGNVHEVAPEATVLYTDVDPVAIRLGQRILAGSDRVGYGFGDATDIGTIDPAQLHRYVPGWGRRPVGVVFLGLAAFLDDDTLARTLDELYAAAAPGSFLAVDFDGEELAAYPEALAMMGPSFRMRPAAAFGPLLGRWTPTADGVVPVARWRPSGTPDPVPDAFYGALATRAAD, encoded by the coding sequence ATGTCCGAGCCCGACCGGCCGAGCACCGCCCGCATGATCGACTTCTGGCTCGGCGGGGAGCACCACTTCCCGGTTGACGTGGCCGCCGCCCGGGCCTTCGAGCAGGCGTACGGGCCGTGTGCGGCGATCTTCCGGTCCCTGCGGGACTTCCTGGGCCGGGCGGTCCGGGCGATCACCGACGCCGGGGTGGACGGGTTCCTCGTCTTCGGCGCGGGCGTGCCCACCCGGGGCAACGTGCACGAGGTGGCCCCGGAGGCGACGGTGCTCTACACCGACGTCGACCCGGTGGCGATCCGCCTCGGCCAGCGCATCCTGGCCGGCAGCGACCGCGTCGGGTACGGCTTCGGCGACGCCACCGACATCGGCACCATCGACCCGGCGCAGCTGCACCGCTACGTGCCGGGGTGGGGGAGGCGGCCGGTCGGGGTGGTCTTCCTCGGGCTGGCCGCGTTCCTGGACGACGACACCCTGGCCCGTACCCTCGACGAGCTCTACGCCGCAGCCGCGCCCGGCAGCTTCCTCGCGGTGGACTTCGACGGCGAGGAGCTGGCGGCGTACCCCGAGGCCCTGGCGATGATGGGGCCGTCGTTCCGGATGCGCCCAGCGGCGGCGTTCGGGCCGCTGCTGGGCCGCTGGACCCCCACCGCCGACGGGGTGGTGCCGGTGGCGCGGTGGCGGCCGTCCGGCACCCCGGACCCGGTGCCCGACGCCTTCTACGGCGCGCTGGCCACCCGGGCCGCGGACTGA